The sequence below is a genomic window from Luteimonas sp. MC1825.
GCAGTGCGCAGGCACCACCGGGCGGCGCACGCGCCCGGCCTGCTCGTGCGCCTGTGCCCACGCGTGATATCGCGCCCACAGCGCGAGGCGCCCATCGGTGAGCGCGCGCGCGTGGTCGAGCTGGGCCGCCAGGAACGCCGCCGTGATCTCGCCGGGCAGGAACGACGAGCCGAGGTCGCACCAGGTGTAGCGGTCCACTTCGCCGCGGTAGAAGCGGCCGCGGTCGGTGCCCTTCTCGCGGATGATCTCGGCGCGCGCGACCAGCGCCGGGTCGTTGACCAGCAGCGCGCCGCCTTCGCCGCAGATCACGTTCTTGGTCTCGTGGAAGCTGAGCGTGCCCAGCGCGCCAATGCTGCCCAGCGGCCGGCCGCGCCAGCGCGACATGATCCCCTGCGCGGCGTCCTCCACCACCACCAGGCCGTGGCGCGCGGCGATGGCCAGGATCACGTCCATCTCGCAGCCGACGCCGGCGTAATGCACCACGCAGATGGCGCGCGTGCGCGGCGTCACCGCCGCCTCGACCAGGCGTTCGTCGATGTTGAGCGTGTCCGCGCGCACGTCGACGAACACCGGCGTGGCGCCGCGCAGCACGAACGCGTTGGCGGTGGAGACGAACGTGTACGAGGGCAGGATCACCTCGTCGCCGGGGCCGACGTCGGCGAGCAGCGCCGACATCTCCAGTGCCGCGGTGCAGGAATGGGTGAGCAGCGCGCGCCTGGCGCCGGTCTCGCGCTCCAGCCAGGCGTGGCAGCGGCGGGTGTACGCGCCGTCGCCGGACAGGTGACCCGCGGCATGCGCGCCGGCGATGTTGGTGAGTTCGCCGCCGGTCATGTGCGGGCGGTTGAAGGGGATCATGCCGGGCGCACTCATGCGTGCACCGCCTTGCGCGCGATCACCACGCGGCTGCCGCCCAGCGGCAGCCGGATCCCGCATGCCACCAGCGCGCCTTCGATGCGCATCGCCAGGTCGAGCAGCGCATCGACGGGCCGTGGCAACGCCAGTTCGGCGAGCGGGTCATGGGCGGCGCCGGGGCGGCGCGGCCGCAGCCGCGACAGCACCATCAGCGGCAGCAGCACGCCGGTGAAGCTGCCGCTCCAGGTGATCGAGAAGCCCGCGGCGCGCAGCTTGGCCTCCAGCTCGCCGCGCGCGTAGCGGCGCACGTGGTGCGCGGCGACGTCCTGTTCGCTCCACAGCCACGGATGCTGCGGAACGCTCAGCGCCGCGATGCCGCCGGCCCGCAGGGCCTGGTGGATGCTGCGCAGTGCGGCGCCGTCGTCATCGATGTGCTCGAGCACGTCGTAGGCACCGATCGCGTCGAAGCCCGCGTCGAACGGCAGCGCGCGCGCATCGAGCTGCAGCAGGCTGGCGCGCGGCACGCGTGCGCGTGCATAGGGCAGGCTGTCGGCGAGGAACTCGCTGCCGCTGATGCGCCAGCCGGGAAAGCGTTCGGCCACCGCGGCGAGCACGAAACCGGTGCCGCAGCCGACTTCAAGGTAGTCGCGCACGTGCCCGGCATGACGCGCAAGCAGGCGCAGCAGCAGGCGGTTGCGCGCGCGGAACCAGAAGTTGCCGGCCTCGAGCGCCGCCAGCTTTGGAAAGAACGCCGCGTCATAGCCGCCGCTGCGCGCGCCCATCACGTACGGAACCCGGCCTGCACCAGCGCGCAGGCGCGTCCGGCATCGTCGCGCAGCCAGGCATTGGCGCGGCGCCGGCCACCGCTGGCGGCCCAGCCTTGGCGGAGTTCGAGCCTATGGGCGCGGCGCGCATCCGGCACGGCCAGCGGCAGCTGCGCCAGGCTGTCGAGCTGCACCGGCGCGCCACAGGCATCGGCAAGCAGGGTGGCGATGTCGCCGACCGGCAGCGGCCACCCGTCGGCCTGGTCGCGCAGCGCGCCGGCGGCGTAGCCACGTGACACCGTGGGCACGCCCGGCGCACCGAGCATCGCGTTGACATGCAGCGTGTCGTACGCGGCGTACAGGTGGTATCCCTCGCGCGCCCAGACCTTCTGCACGGCGAAGTTGTCGACCTTGGTGGACATGCGCATTTCCGCGAACCCGAGCGCCCGGTAGTGGCGCTGCGTGTGGCGGATCAGGTCGCCGAACAGGCCGCTGCCGGCTTCCGAGGGCAGCACGCCGTAGATGCCGCCGTTGGCGATGCCGGCCGCGGCGTCGGCCTCGCAGCAGGCGAAGGCGACGATGCGCCCCGCGCGGCGTGCCACCCAGCTCGCGGTACGCGCGCCGCCGCGATGGGCCAGCGCCCATTCGCGGTAGCCGGCCAGGGCCAGCTCCGGTGCGAACAGCGGATTGGCGAAGTAGTGGCTGGCGTAGCCGCCGAAACTGGCATCGACCAGTGCGGCCAGCGCGTCGTCATCGGCCGGCGTGGCCGGGCTGATGTCCACGTCGGCATTGGCGGGCGCATGCGGCACGCGGCGCTGCAGGTCGACCGTGTAATAGACCAGCACCCCGGCATCGATCACCTCGAAGCCGAGGCCGGCAAGCGCGCGCACCTGCTGCGACGCACCCACCGGCAGGCGGTAGATGGCGACGTCGGCGGCGCTGGCCAGCAGCGCCGGCAGCGGATCGCCGTCGAGCCGCGTGGCGCGCCAGACATCGAGGCCGAAACGCGCGCTGTCGGGCGCCGAGCGGGCGAGGCCGGCATGCTCAAGCATCGAACACGGGCTCCACCGCGGACGTTTCCCGCTCCACCACGAACGCCGGCCGGCGCTTGCTGTCCTTGAAGACCTGGCCGACGTACAGGCCGACCACGCCGACGCAGAACATCAGGATCCCGCACAGCAGCCAGATCGACGCGATGATGCTGGTGTAGCCGGCCACGCCGGTGCGGCCGCTGAAATACAGCCATACCGCCGCCAGCACCACGGCGAACGAGAACAGCGACACGCCCATGCCCAGCTTGACCACCAGGCGCAGCGGCTTGTCCGAGTGCGACAGCACGATCGACAGCGCAAGGCGGGCGGCCGCGCGCAGGCTGTACGCACTGCGTCCTGCAGCGCGCTCGGCGTGCACCACCGGCAGCGACGCAGACGGCAGGCCGGTCCAGCGCACCATCAACGGAAAGCAGCGCTCGCTTTCGGGCATGCGCAGCAACAGGTCCACCACGCGCCGCGAATACACGCCGAAGTTGGCGACGCGATGGTCCTGCGGCACGCCGGACAGCCAGCCGAGCAGGCGGTAGAAGCACCACGAGCTCAGTCGTTTGCCGAGCGTGTCGCGGCGCCCGGTGCGTTGTGCATGGACGATGTCCACGCCTTCGCGCGCACGCTCCAGCAGCGACGGGATCGCCTCCGGGGCGTCCTGCAGGTCGCAGTCCATCACCGCCACGTGGGCGCCGCGCGCGTGTTCGAGCCCCGCGTAGATCGCCGCGTGCTGTCCGAAGTTGCGCGACAGGCGCAGTCCGCGCACCTGCGGGTGGCGCAACGCAAGGTCCTCGATGCGCATCCAGGCGCCATCCGGGCTGGCGTCGTCGACCAGCAGGATTTCAAGCCGCTCGTGGTCGTCGAACGCGCGCAGGCAGCGCTCCACGAGGTCCTCCACGCAGCCCGCGCAGCCGTAGACCGGCGTGACGATGCTGAGCGTGGGTGGCGATGGCGGAGCGGTGGGCATGGTTCGCGGCGCTGCGGAAGGTGCCGGGCAATAGTGCCGCAAGCCGCGCCCAATGGACATCGCGCCGCCAGGCGCTACGGTGGTCGCCGCTATACTCGCGACCGGTCAACACCGGCACCGAACGCATGCCCTCGAGCCCCGCGCGCGCACCCGGCGCACCGCGCCACGCGCCCCAGCTCGCCTGGCTGCTGGCGCTGCCCGCGTTGCTGGCGATCGCGCATGCCGTCGCGCTCGCCGGCAGCATCGCCAATCCGCTGGTGTACTCCGACAACTGGACCTTCATCGAGACCTTCCTGAAGGTGGCGCTGGAGGAGGGCGCCGGCTTCGGCGATTTCCTCGTCAAGCGGGCCGGCGTCGACCACGCGCAACCGCTGGGCAAGCTGCTGATGCTCGCCAACGCGCGCTGGGCCGGACTCGACTTCATGCTTGAAGCGCGCGTGGCGCTGGCCTGCGTGGTGGCCGGCTGGGTGCTGCTCTGCGCCGTGGTGCTGCGCGGACGCGGCGGGCATGTGCCGGCGGCGCCGCTGGTCGTGTTGTTGCTGGCCGCGATCCTGGTGGTGCAGCTGGCCCCGGCCAGCGTGGATGTCTATGCCTACCCGATGGTGCTGATGGCGCACGCGTTCTACCTGTCGGCCTTCGCCGTGCTGGCCACGTCCTGGCACGCCTACCGCGGCGGGCCCGCGTGGACGCTGGTCGTGGCCATGGCCGCCTGCGGCATCGTCGGCGACGACTCGGCGATCCTGCTGGTCGCCGCCACCGTGCCCGCGCTGCTGCTGGCCGGTGCGCGCGAACAGCGCCTGCGTGGCGCGTGGCGTGTCGTCGCGCTGCTGGTGCTGGTGCTGCTGGCCTGTCGTGGCGCGTACGCGCTGTTCGGCGAGATCCGCGGCAGCACCAGTGCCGATTTCAACGTCGGGCTGGCCGCGCGGGTCGCCGGCCTGGCCGCGCAGTGGCGGGACGCGTGGGCGTGGCTGGCCACGCCGCTCAGCGCGGGGCTGGTGTCGGGCGCGGCGCTGCGCGCGATGCTGGGCGACGGCTGGCTGGCGGCGCGCATCGCGTTGGCGGTGCTGGTGGGTGCCGGGCATGCATGGTTCTGGTGGCGGGCGTGGCGCCTGCGCCCGGGGGCGGCCTGGTTCCTCGCGGTCGCGCTGATGCTGCTGTTCTACGCGATGGTCGCCGGCGTGCTGTTCGGCCGGGTATTCGTGCGTGGCACCGCCTTCCTCGACCAGGGGCGCTACTCGGTGTTCTATCAGGTCGGCATTGTCGCGTTGCTGCTGATGGCGCTGGCCGAGGGCGCGCTC
It includes:
- a CDS encoding class I SAM-dependent methyltransferase is translated as MGARSGGYDAAFFPKLAALEAGNFWFRARNRLLLRLLARHAGHVRDYLEVGCGTGFVLAAVAERFPGWRISGSEFLADSLPYARARVPRASLLQLDARALPFDAGFDAIGAYDVLEHIDDDGAALRSIHQALRAGGIAALSVPQHPWLWSEQDVAAHHVRRYARGELEAKLRAAGFSITWSGSFTGVLLPLMVLSRLRPRRPGAAHDPLAELALPRPVDALLDLAMRIEGALVACGIRLPLGGSRVVIARKAVHA
- the rffA gene encoding dTDP-4-amino-4,6-dideoxygalactose transaminase, which encodes MSAPGMIPFNRPHMTGGELTNIAGAHAAGHLSGDGAYTRRCHAWLERETGARRALLTHSCTAALEMSALLADVGPGDEVILPSYTFVSTANAFVLRGATPVFVDVRADTLNIDERLVEAAVTPRTRAICVVHYAGVGCEMDVILAIAARHGLVVVEDAAQGIMSRWRGRPLGSIGALGTLSFHETKNVICGEGGALLVNDPALVARAEIIREKGTDRGRFYRGEVDRYTWCDLGSSFLPGEITAAFLAAQLDHARALTDGRLALWARYHAWAQAHEQAGRVRRPVVPAHCEHNAHMYYLLAPDLASRTRILESLRADGVLSVFHYVPLHSSPAGARLGRAHGTLEITDDVAARLFRLPMWIGLDAHMDRVLEAADRALHTLD
- a CDS encoding glycosyltransferase family 2 protein; this translates as MPTAPPSPPTLSIVTPVYGCAGCVEDLVERCLRAFDDHERLEILLVDDASPDGAWMRIEDLALRHPQVRGLRLSRNFGQHAAIYAGLEHARGAHVAVMDCDLQDAPEAIPSLLERAREGVDIVHAQRTGRRDTLGKRLSSWCFYRLLGWLSGVPQDHRVANFGVYSRRVVDLLLRMPESERCFPLMVRWTGLPSASLPVVHAERAAGRSAYSLRAAARLALSIVLSHSDKPLRLVVKLGMGVSLFSFAVVLAAVWLYFSGRTGVAGYTSIIASIWLLCGILMFCVGVVGLYVGQVFKDSKRRPAFVVERETSAVEPVFDA